The Candidatus Zixiibacteriota bacterium DNA window CGGCGAAGATGCCGTCATCCGCGTTCCCCCCGGGACCATGATCTTCGATGTCGACGATGGGCGTCTGCTGGGCGATCTGATTACGGCGGGCGAGAACGTCATCGTGGCCAAAGGGGGCCTCGGCGGCCATGGGAACGCGTACTACAAGACCGCCACGCGACAAGTCCCGCGCAAGGCGCAGCCGGGGCTCCCCGGCGAGTCGCGGCTGATCCGCATCGAGCTGCACCTGATCGCCGACGTCGGCTTGGTCGGGTACCCCAATGCAGGCAAGTCCACCTTCTTGAAAGCCGTTTCCGCCGCCGAGCCCAAGATCGCCGCCTATCCGTTCACGACCCTGCAGCCCCAACTGGGCGTCGTGGAGCGCCCTGGCTATCGTACCTACACCGTCGCCGACCTTCCGGGCCTGATCGATGGGGCGCATGAGGGGAAAGGGCTTGGTTTCCGATTCCTGCGTCACATTCAGCGCACCCGCGTGCTCCTGTTCATTCTCGACGGCACCGGTGAATCGCCCGGTGACGATCTGGGGCATTTGCTCGCGGAGTTGGCGGCCTATGATCCGCATCTGGTGGACAAACCCCGTCGCGTCGTCATCAACAAGATCGACCTGATGGAACCGACCCGGCGCGACGGTCATGATTTCCCCTATGCGGACTTCATGATTTCGGCCAAGACGGGGGATGGCATCCCGGCGGTTCTGGCCGCGTTCGATGGAATGCTCACGTCTCCTCGGTCTGTGCGTGCGACGGTGCCCGGATAATGGAGCCGACCCAGCCGACAGGACCTGCCGAGATAGTGGCACCGTCTGTCTCCGGGGACCGTATTCCTGTGGATGCGGAATACTGGTTGGCTCTGTCGCACCTGCCGGGCGTGGGCAGAGCGACCTTCCTCAAGCTCATCGCAGCGTACAAGTCCCCCAAGCTCGCCTGGCAGCACAATGACAGCGACTGGCGTGAGACCGGCATCTTCCGCCGCCCGGTGCAAACCGAATCATCCCGTTCGGACGCGTTGGTCTGGGCCAAGATACAGGTCGATCAACTGGCCAAATCGCCGTGGTCGCTGATTGTCTTTGGGGACTCTCGCTATCCCGAATCACTGACCCGGCTGCGCTATGCACCGCCGTATTTCTTTCTCTTGGGGGCTGTTCCCGACGCTCCTGCCGTTGCTGTGGTCGGTGCCCGCCAGGCCACCGAGTACGGCGTGCGCGCCACCCGGATGATCGTCGGCCAACTCGCGGCGGCGGGAATCACGATCGTCTCCGGCTTCGCGCGCGGCATCGACACCGTGGCCCATACCGCGGCGCTGGAGGCCAACGGTTCGACAATAGCCATCTGGGGTGCCGGGCCCGACACCGTCTACCCGCCGGAGAACAAGAAGTTGGTTGAGCCGGTCATCCAGCGCGGTGCTGTACTCACCGAGTTCCCCTTCGGGACCCCGCCCGACGCGCACAATTTCCCGATCCGCAATCGCCTGATTGCGGGTCTCTCGCAGGGTGTTTTGATCGTGCAGGCGGGACGACGCTCGGGGGCGCTGCTGACCGCGCAGCATGCTCTGGACCAGGGCAAGGAGGTCTATGCCATCCCCAGCGAGATCGGGCAGGAGCAGTTCGGAGGCACACTGGAACTGCTGAAGCAGGGAGCCCGGCTTGTCACTTCGGCTGATGACATCCTCAGCGGTTTTCGCATCATGAGATCCGAAACCAGTGCCGCCCCATTGCCCAGGCCATTGCCCCCACTGACGGAGATCGAACGGCAGGTCTATGACGGACTGGGAGGATCTGCTTGCCACATCGACCGCCTGGCGGTTTCTTTGCGCCTGTCCGTGGGAGAGTGTGCCCGCGTCCTGACTTTGTTGGAGCTGAAGGGGCTGGTCAAGAAATCGGCAGGGAATCTCGTCTCGCGTCAATCATAGTACAGACCGATGCCGGTCCAGCTCCCAGCCCCAAGGACCGTGAGAGATCCCGGCCGGAACCGGTCACTGTCCACCGCACCCCACCGTGAAAGAGAAACAGGTGACCGTGACCAATCCGCTCGGGGTGCATGCCCGCCCGGCGGCGATGATCGTGCAGACCGCAACCAGGTTCAAATCCGAGGTCTCACTGGTCAAAGATGGCCGCACCGTGAACGGCAAGAGCATGCTGGGGGTCATGACGCTGGCGGCTGAGATGGGGTCTGTGATCACCATTCGCGCCGAGGGCCCGGATGAAGCCAAGGCCGTTGACGCGATTACCCGTGTGTTTGAGATTCGTTTCGGTGAGCGGTAGCCGATGACGGTGCGATATGCCGATTCCGAGCGACGCTGGCGGGGGATCGCCGCCGCGCCGGGGATTGCGCTGGGGCCGGCCTTCGTCTACCGCCTGGCCACCGAGGAGCTCTCGCGACGGCATCTCGACCCTGATGTCTCTGTCGACGATGAGTCTCGGCGGCTCGATGAAGCGCTGTCCGCAGTGCGAGCCGAACTGCTGGCGCTCAAGGACGAGTCCCCCAGTTCCGTCGGATCTGCTCTCGGCAAGATCTTCGATGCACAGGTTCTCCTTGTTGACGATCCGACGATCCGCGCCCGTGTCAAAGAGATGATCGCGACGCAACGCCTCTCGGCGGAGACCGCCTTTGCGGCCGTCGTTGGCGAGGCCCAGCAGGCGATCCAGCGCACCGCCGACCCGTATTTGCGCGAGATGGCCAATGAAATCCAGGCGGTCAAACGGCGGGTCATCCATCGGCTGTTGGGTGTCCCGGAGTTGCGCGATCTCTGCCTTCTGGAGCCGGCCATTCTGCTGGCACACACGATCACGCCCAGTGATATCATCAGCTTGAAGAAAGAGTTCGTGCTCGGAATCGTGGCCGAGACGGGCGGGAAGACGTCGCACACGGCGCTGTTGGCCAAGTCGCTCGGGATTCCGGCCGTCGTCGGCGTCGGCATCGACTTGCGTGTTGTCCGTCCGGGGACACGCGTCGTCGTCGACGGTTTCTCAGGTCTCGTCATCGTCGAGCCGCGCGGCCAGACCGTGGAATTTGTGGAGCGTAAGAAGCGGCGCACTCATTCCCCCTGGCCCAAGCGTCTGGATGTGCTCCGTGATCTCCCCGCCACGACAAAGGACGGGCACACGCTCTCGCTTATGGCCAATATCGATCTCGCCGGCGAGACCGAGCTGGTCTGTGCCGCCGGCGCCGCCGGTGTCGGTCTGTACCGCACAGAGTACCTGTTCCTGCAGCAGGGATCGTATCCCACCGAAAACCGACAACGCGAGGTATACCGTCGGGCAGTGGAAACGCTTGGGGGTCGACCTCTCATCGTGCGGACGTTCGACCTTGGATCCGACAAGGCATTGCCCGACCTGCCGCCCGAATCCAATCCGGCACTGGGGGTGCGCGGTGTCCGCATTTCGCTGGCCCATCCGGCACGGTTGGTGTCGCAGTTTCGCGCTCTGCTGGCAGCGTCCGCCCACGGCCCCGTGTGGGTGATGGTGCCGATGATTTCGACCGTCGAGGAATTCTGCGAGGTGCAGCGGCTTTGGGCGCAAGCGCGGGAGGATCTGGGCCGGCGGAAGTCGGCCATTGGCCGCAAGGTCAAGCTTGGGCTGATGATCGAAACCCCGGGGGCGGTCCGCATGGCGCCGGAGCTGGCCCGACGCGCCGATTTCTTCTCCCTCGGGACGAATGATTTGACGCAGTATACAGTTGCCGTCGATCGCGGTAATGCCCGCCTGGAGCGCCTGCACCACTACTGGCACCCTTCTCTCTGGCGCCAGATCGCCGATACGGTCGCAGCCGCGCACAAGGCCCGAATCCCGGTGGGTGTCTGCGGCGAGATGGCCGGCGATCTTCTGACCACAGCCCCCCTCTTGGGTCTCGGTGTCGATTCGCTGTCGCTGCACCCGAATTCCGTCCCGCGCATGAAGTCACTGGTCCGATCACTCTCTTTCGCCAAAGCCCGGCAGTTGGCGGCGAGGATTCTCCGCACCGAGACGGCGGATGATGTCTGCACTCTGGCGACCAACTTCCTCAAAGGTGCACCAACTCGTGAGCGATTCCAGCATCCAAATCACAGGCGGCGCTGATCCGCGCCCGGCGGCCGCACGGCTCGATGATCCCGCTCGTCACGCGCAGTATGATCCCGGCGGCATGCACGCCGCCATCGGCTCACTTTCCGAGCAACTGCGGGAGGCGCCGGGGCTCGCCGATCAGGTGAACTGGACGGCCTTCAAGCCCACCACGCCGGCGGGTGTCTGTCTGTGCGGCATGGGCGGATCGGCGATCGGCGGCGATCTGGCGCGGGCCTATTGGGAACATGAATCACCGGTCCCGTTCCTGATCGTGCGCAATGACCACCTTCCCGAGTTCATCAACCGCTTCTGGTTGGTCATCGCCTCCAGCTATTCCGGGAACACCGAGGAGACGCTCTCGGCCACCGATGAGGCCCGGCGACGCGGCTGCCGCATCCTGGCGATTGCCACCGGGGGCGGGGTGGAGCAGATGGCATCCCAGTATGGCTGGCCGATGATCAAACTGCCCGGCGGATTCTCGCCACGAGCCGCGCTGGGGTACTCCTTTGGCCCGGTCATGCTCGCGCTGGCCCGCTGGGGAATCGTTCCCGATCGCACCGACCTTTTGAAGATGTCCGCCGACTTCCTCGAACAACGCTCGCAGTTCTATGATCAGAAGCGCCCGCTGACAGACAATGCGGCCAAACAGGTGGCCGCAGTGTTGGAGGGGCATCACACCTGCGTCTATGGCAGCAGTGGCTCCACCGATGTCCTCGCCTATCGCTTCAAGGGACAGTTGTGCGAGAATGCCAAGGTCCCGGCCTTTGCCAATGTGCTGCCGGAGCTGAATCACAACGAGCTGGTTGGCATGGACGGCTACACCGGCGGCGGGCAACTGGCATTGGCGGTGATGCGCAGCGCCGATGACACGCCGCGCGCCGG harbors:
- the dprA gene encoding DNA-processing protein DprA, which codes for MDAEYWLALSHLPGVGRATFLKLIAAYKSPKLAWQHNDSDWRETGIFRRPVQTESSRSDALVWAKIQVDQLAKSPWSLIVFGDSRYPESLTRLRYAPPYFFLLGAVPDAPAVAVVGARQATEYGVRATRMIVGQLAAAGITIVSGFARGIDTVAHTAALEANGSTIAIWGAGPDTVYPPENKKLVEPVIQRGAVLTEFPFGTPPDAHNFPIRNRLIAGLSQGVLIVQAGRRSGALLTAQHALDQGKEVYAIPSEIGQEQFGGTLELLKQGARLVTSADDILSGFRIMRSETSAAPLPRPLPPLTEIERQVYDGLGGSACHIDRLAVSLRLSVGECARVLTLLELKGLVKKSAGNLVSRQS
- a CDS encoding HPr family phosphocarrier protein gives rise to the protein MKEKQVTVTNPLGVHARPAAMIVQTATRFKSEVSLVKDGRTVNGKSMLGVMTLAAEMGSVITIRAEGPDEAKAVDAITRVFEIRFGER
- the obgE gene encoding GTPase ObgE codes for the protein MQFVDEVQLKVSAGHGGAGCVSFRREKYVPKGGPDGGNGGKGGDVRAEVDPNLATLLDLRYRKHIKAGRGKHGSGALKSGANGEDAVIRVPPGTMIFDVDDGRLLGDLITAGENVIVAKGGLGGHGNAYYKTATRQVPRKAQPGLPGESRLIRIELHLIADVGLVGYPNAGKSTFLKAVSAAEPKIAAYPFTTLQPQLGVVERPGYRTYTVADLPGLIDGAHEGKGLGFRFLRHIQRTRVLLFILDGTGESPGDDLGHLLAELAAYDPHLVDKPRRVVINKIDLMEPTRRDGHDFPYADFMISAKTGDGIPAVLAAFDGMLTSPRSVRATVPG
- the ptsP gene encoding phosphoenolpyruvate--protein phosphotransferase, with protein sequence MTVRYADSERRWRGIAAAPGIALGPAFVYRLATEELSRRHLDPDVSVDDESRRLDEALSAVRAELLALKDESPSSVGSALGKIFDAQVLLVDDPTIRARVKEMIATQRLSAETAFAAVVGEAQQAIQRTADPYLREMANEIQAVKRRVIHRLLGVPELRDLCLLEPAILLAHTITPSDIISLKKEFVLGIVAETGGKTSHTALLAKSLGIPAVVGVGIDLRVVRPGTRVVVDGFSGLVIVEPRGQTVEFVERKKRRTHSPWPKRLDVLRDLPATTKDGHTLSLMANIDLAGETELVCAAGAAGVGLYRTEYLFLQQGSYPTENRQREVYRRAVETLGGRPLIVRTFDLGSDKALPDLPPESNPALGVRGVRISLAHPARLVSQFRALLAASAHGPVWVMVPMISTVEEFCEVQRLWAQAREDLGRRKSAIGRKVKLGLMIETPGAVRMAPELARRADFFSLGTNDLTQYTVAVDRGNARLERLHHYWHPSLWRQIADTVAAAHKARIPVGVCGEMAGDLLTTAPLLGLGVDSLSLHPNSVPRMKSLVRSLSFAKARQLAARILRTETADDVCTLATNFLKGAPTRERFQHPNHRRR
- a CDS encoding bifunctional phosphoglucose/phosphomannose isomerase; this translates as MSDSSIQITGGADPRPAAARLDDPARHAQYDPGGMHAAIGSLSEQLREAPGLADQVNWTAFKPTTPAGVCLCGMGGSAIGGDLARAYWEHESPVPFLIVRNDHLPEFINRFWLVIASSYSGNTEETLSATDEARRRGCRILAIATGGGVEQMASQYGWPMIKLPGGFSPRAALGYSFGPVMLALARWGIVPDRTDLLKMSADFLEQRSQFYDQKRPLTDNAAKQVAAVLEGHHTCVYGSSGSTDVLAYRFKGQLCENAKVPAFANVLPELNHNELVGMDGYTGGGQLALAVMRSADDTPRAGIRLDWIVQRLSARGIPVVSLTASGANRLVRMLSLVQLGDYISYHLAIVRGCDPTPVAVINDLKSQLDSTR